One Mercenaria mercenaria strain notata chromosome 12, MADL_Memer_1, whole genome shotgun sequence DNA segment encodes these proteins:
- the LOC123534485 gene encoding integrin beta-like protein 1, with protein sequence MLLHLYSAVCWLLRIRVILEPDSLGCNGHGDMDACGQCICEKNYFGNACECYYSETLQWGPQNTSAAIAECTPNDVEDALVCSGKGKCHCGHCRCFPTKSNPNERYSGRFCECDDYSCPCHDNMICGGHGRCHCGKCVCNEGFTGEACECSTSQDTCMSSNGQICNGKGACVCGVCECEVGSPYKGPTCEDCPPIVEMSSVMCNNHGSLDSCGQCICEESYYGNNCECEEDLTALCISPDTTSSIPCSGRGECICGMCSCFARRAHSAQKYSGRYCECDDYSCSYHNNQLCGGHGRCICGKCMCDDGYSGDACECPLSQNSCFTDGGVLCNGVGNCVCGVCECDAYSHYRGPTCEECPTCPGQCQKYRECILCKVFGRGQYSAEECVQKCPLVEIVDKINEEEVMLIPNMNLCRYTDADNGMSYFFTYKYGELNKIHLTAQKTMEADNMGNLCMEAMSCEECFNISSTCGWYKHLELPSNIRHHCDLLNNHLQSGISADDILTSATSSNVTILEPASMMCMGRGSLDTCGQCECEPEYYGKRCECDASYGVTSEEARSQCINPRSADYVLCSGRGECICGMCSCLPRRSGSPQRFTGQYCECDDYSCPYHSNRMCGGNGQCVCGECQCYPGFEGDSCDCPTALDTCMSRDGKICNGQGECVCGVCVCDGSYRGRTCEECPTCPGPCMQYKDCVLCHAFGSGPYNREECRSKCSMDNILLVDTLDIDGENRDENLCSFIDYSDNTRIYFKYAYDENYKIEIKVQRVKIYNKA encoded by the exons ATTCTCGAACCTGACAGTCTTGGATGTAACGGGCATGGCGATATGGACGCTTGTGGTCAGTGTATATGTGAGAAGAATTACTTCGGTAACGCATGTGAATGTTACTACTCGGAAACGTTACAGTGGGGACCACAAAATACGTCTGCTGCAATAGCTGAATGCACACC AAATGATGTCGAGGACGCTCTCGTCTGCTCCGGCAAAGGAAAGTGTCACTGTGGACACTGTAGATGTTTTCCAACGAAATCGAATCCTAACGAGAGATATTCCGGACGTTTCTGTGAGTGTGATGACTATTCGTGCCCCTGTCATGATAATATGATATGCGGAG GACATGGCCGATGTCACTGCGGGAAATGTGTCTGTAATGAAGGATTCACAGGGGAAGCGTGCGAGTGTTCAACCTCCCAGGACACGTGCATGTCATCTAATGGACAG ATATGCAATGGAAAGGGCGCTTGTGTTTGTGGGGTGTGTGAATGTGAAGTCGGATCGCCATATAAGGGACCAACATGTGAGGACTGTCCTCCG ATCGTTGAGATGTCAAGTGTCATGTGCAATAATCACGGTTCACTGGACTCGTGCGGTCAGTGCATCTGTGAAGAAAGCTATTATGGCAACAACTGTGAATGTGAAGAGGATCTTACAGCCCTATGTATCAG CCCAGATACGACATCGTCCATCCCGTGTTCCGGTAGAGGGGAGTGTATATGTGGCATGTGCTCGTGTTTCGCTCGCCGTGCTCATTCTGCACAAAAATACAGCGGAAGATACTGCGAATGTGACGATTATTCCTGCAGTTACCACAATAACCAGCTTTGTGGAG GTCACGGTCGGTGTATATGCGGGAAATGCATGTGTGACGATGGCTATTCAGGAGACGCCTGCGAATGTCCTTTGTCTCAGAATTCGTGTTTCACAGATGGAGGGGTG CTATGTAACGGCGTTGGAAACTGCGTGTGCGGCGTATGTGAATGTGACGCGTATTCACACTACCGTGGACCAACCTGCGAGGAGTGTCCG ACGTGCCCAGGTCAATGCCAGAAGTATAGGGAGTGTATATTGTGTAAAGTGTTTGGCAGAGGACAATACTCAGCGGAAGAATGTGTTCAAAAGTGTCCATTGGTTGAAATTGTTGATAAGATAAATGAAGAAGAAGTCATGC TAATTCCCAACATGAACCTTTGTAGATATACGGATGCTGATAATGGTATGTCATACTTCTTTACGTACAAGTATGGGGAACTCAACAAAATACACCTGACTGCGCAAAAGACAATGGAAG CGGACAATATGGGGAATCTGTGTATGGAGGCAATGTCGTGTGAGGAGTGCTTTAACATTTCATCTACATGTGGTTGGTACAAGCACCTGGAGTTACCTTCAAATATCAGACATCATTGCGATTTGCTCAACAATCATTTACAATCTGGAATCTCAGCAGACGACATTCTAACATCTGCGACATCCTCTAACGTAACG atattggAACCAGCGAGTATGATGTGTATGGGTCGAGGTTCACTGGACACGTGCGGGCAGTGCGAGTGTGAACCTGAATACTATGGTAAGAGATGTGAATGCGACGCTAGTTACGGGGTGACAAGTGAAGAAGCCCGAAGTCAATGTATAAA TCCTAGATCGGCTGATTACGTTCTATGTTCCGGTAGAGGAGAATGCATCTGCGGCATGTGCTCATGCTTGCCGCGACGCTCCGGCTCGCCACAAAGGTTCACAGGTCAATATTGCGAATGTGACGACTACTCGTGTCCTTACCACAGCAACAGGATGTGTGGAG GGAATGGTCAATGTGTGTGTGGAGAATGTCAGTGTTACCCCGGCTTCGAAGGTGATTCATGTGACTGTCCGACTGCCCTTGATACGTGCATGTCACGTGATGGAAAG ATATGCAATGGTCAGGGCGAATGTGTTTGCGGCGTGTGTGTTTGTGATGGAAGTTATAGAGGACGAACATGTGAAGAATGCCCT ACGTGCCCTGGACCATGCATGCAGTATAAAGATTGTGTCTTATGCCATGCATTCGGTTCAGGTCCATACAATCGGGAAGAATGTAGGAGCAAATGTTCCATGGATAACATTTTGTTAGTCGACACTTTGGATATAGATGGGGAAAATC GGGATGAAAATTTATGCAGTTTCATCGACTATTCCGATAACACCCGTATTTATTTCAAGTACGCATACGATGAAAACTACAAGATTGAGATCAAAGTACAGAGAGTAAAA